The Paenibacillus sophorae genome has a segment encoding these proteins:
- a CDS encoding vWA domain-containing protein: protein MQRKLNLLLLLFSLIGGAVAFCLGELLLGRLLGEWPSILVVGLYFAIVALGMGLGCLLAEMISPRLNGWSWRQRYLGLSWKLLPLAVVILLGVGILMEFVYELNFGGLRPVKDIVMVIDDSGSMEQSDPGNSRYSAARDLVMRMDGDNKVAVLTFSDEAAVVQPLTSLAKAENREQVTGAINTLRTTQGGTNLSGALSEALNVINGDSSSGRGAMVILLSDGVSRLDTSTELRAYVDQGISVNTIGLSITDPSGPALLKAIAATTGGQYYDVTDANRLADIFRQIYDRLGDRTLLTERTDNTQHSPYYGALRILSIVLIGAGLGLGLGIVFDNRHLAKSFGLGGIASGFLAGFTLEYGLGSHGFLNAMVRLLAVLLLTGVIALFTAIVPVGEGRLTRKGRGEAQSLPRSSQGFPARGKRSSKGF from the coding sequence ATGCAGCGAAAATTGAATTTGCTACTCCTCTTGTTCAGTCTGATTGGCGGAGCGGTTGCCTTTTGTTTAGGCGAGCTGCTGCTGGGCCGCCTGCTCGGAGAATGGCCTTCCATTCTGGTCGTTGGCCTTTATTTTGCCATTGTGGCGCTTGGCATGGGACTCGGCTGTCTGCTCGCAGAGATGATTTCGCCGAGGTTGAACGGCTGGTCGTGGCGCCAGCGCTACCTTGGCTTATCGTGGAAGCTGCTCCCGCTAGCCGTTGTTATCCTGCTGGGTGTGGGGATATTGATGGAGTTCGTATATGAACTTAATTTCGGCGGTCTAAGGCCGGTCAAGGATATCGTGATGGTCATTGACGATTCCGGCAGCATGGAGCAGAGCGATCCCGGCAACAGCCGCTACTCGGCAGCCCGGGACCTCGTGATGCGGATGGATGGGGATAACAAGGTCGCGGTGCTGACTTTCAGCGATGAGGCGGCGGTCGTCCAGCCTCTGACTTCGCTTGCGAAGGCGGAGAACCGGGAGCAGGTGACGGGAGCGATTAACACTCTGCGGACGACCCAGGGCGGAACGAATCTTAGCGGCGCGCTGTCGGAGGCGCTGAATGTCATTAACGGCGACAGTTCCTCCGGCCGGGGAGCGATGGTTATTCTGCTGTCGGACGGAGTGAGCCGACTTGATACCTCTACAGAACTCCGGGCGTATGTGGACCAAGGTATCTCGGTCAACACGATCGGACTCAGCATTACTGATCCTTCCGGCCCTGCTCTGCTTAAGGCAATCGCTGCGACAACCGGCGGACAATATTATGATGTGACCGACGCGAACCGGCTGGCCGACATCTTCCGCCAGATTTACGACCGTCTCGGCGACCGGACGCTGCTTACGGAGCGGACGGACAACACGCAGCACAGCCCTTACTACGGGGCCCTGCGGATTCTGTCGATTGTATTGATCGGCGCCGGGCTCGGGCTCGGGCTCGGCATCGTCTTCGACAACCGCCACCTGGCCAAGAGTTTCGGCTTGGGAGGGATCGCGTCCGGCTTCCTGGCCGGCTTCACGCTGGAATACGGCCTGGGCAGCCATGGCTTCCTGAATGCGATGGTAAGGCTTCTTGCCGTGCTGCTGCTGACAGGCGTAATCGCGCTGTTCACCGCAATCGTTCCGGTGGGAGAAGGGCGCCTGACCCGGAAGGGGCGCGGAGAAGCACAGTCGCTGCCGCGATCGTCGCAGGGCTTTCCTGCACGCGGTAAGCGGAGCAGTAAAGGCTTCTAA
- a CDS encoding TRAFAC clade GTPase domain-containing protein, whose product MSFFSRFLKKNQPQPRPLFYDIVCPYCFSKFAPSDVVFRATHSREDDEDYALGEDDALNKYRDLFGLDSVDDLEAIIPPSDIPEEHHHYTDHVLTGLTDRYGMLTRRRLCPYCHNELPVTAGKVPSNIISIIGASQVGKSVYMTSLIHTLQHTTAGHFGAACMPLNAEISRKFRSLYEDPLFERGDLLSSTQKEKMQEPFIFQFVFKNEEKPPLTLVFFDVAGEGMVDQDYLGLHGQHIKNSAGILFMVDPLQIRSIREKIRINIGDRPGEWVSQYDEPRDVVLTMFGDFIAYQEKSRTEIPTAVVLTKSDMLHSLKDEDGDYIKANSNVFNNYVHRGTLNMDEVGNIDGEISRFIGKVDRPFKDTMDVYFSNTAYFAVSALGSNPVDQKIEGVVSPIRVDEPFLWLLHKLKFIEGSD is encoded by the coding sequence ATGTCTTTTTTCAGCCGCTTTTTAAAAAAGAACCAGCCGCAGCCGCGGCCGCTTTTTTATGATATCGTATGTCCGTATTGCTTCAGCAAATTTGCGCCATCGGATGTGGTCTTTCGGGCCACGCACAGCCGGGAGGACGATGAAGATTACGCGCTCGGCGAAGACGATGCGCTCAATAAATACCGCGACCTGTTCGGACTCGACTCGGTGGACGATCTCGAAGCGATCATTCCGCCGTCCGACATTCCGGAGGAGCATCATCATTATACGGATCATGTGCTGACCGGGCTTACCGACCGCTACGGAATGCTTACGCGCAGACGTCTCTGCCCATACTGCCACAACGAGCTGCCGGTGACCGCGGGGAAGGTGCCGAGCAACATCATTTCCATTATCGGCGCTTCCCAGGTCGGCAAATCGGTCTACATGACCTCGCTGATCCACACGCTCCAGCATACGACAGCCGGCCATTTTGGCGCCGCCTGCATGCCGCTGAACGCCGAAATCAGCCGAAAATTCCGCAGTTTGTATGAGGACCCGCTGTTCGAGCGCGGCGATCTGCTGTCTTCGACCCAGAAGGAGAAGATGCAGGAGCCGTTTATTTTTCAATTCGTGTTCAAGAATGAGGAGAAGCCTCCGTTGACGCTTGTTTTTTTCGATGTAGCGGGAGAGGGCATGGTTGATCAGGATTACCTCGGGCTGCACGGCCAGCATATCAAGAATTCGGCGGGAATCCTGTTCATGGTCGATCCGCTGCAAATTCGGTCCATCCGCGAAAAAATCCGCATCAATATCGGTGACCGCCCCGGCGAATGGGTATCGCAGTACGATGAGCCCCGGGACGTGGTCCTGACGATGTTCGGCGATTTCATCGCCTATCAGGAGAAGAGCAGAACGGAAATTCCAACCGCCGTTGTGCTGACCAAAAGCGATATGCTGCACTCGCTGAAGGACGAGGACGGGGATTACATTAAAGCGAACAGCAATGTGTTCAACAATTACGTTCACCGCGGGACGCTGAATATGGATGAGGTTGGCAATATCGACGGCGAGATCAGCCGTTTTATCGGAAAGGTGGACCGTCCGTTCAAGGATACGATGGATGTGTATTTCTCCAATACCGCCTACTTCGCGGTTTCGGCGCTTGGCAGCAATCCCGTCGATCAGAAAATCGAAGGCGTCGTCAGTCCCATCCGGGTGGACGAACCGTTCCTGTGGCTGCTGCACAAGCTGAAATTCATCGAGGGGAGCGATTAA